A single region of the Candidatus Bathyarchaeota archaeon genome encodes:
- a CDS encoding metal-dependent hydrolase, protein MFAVGHLSLGYLFAKASAKLLKQKINLPLIFLLSLIPDVDILIPGVEHRTITHSIITTTAIFIPLFIRYRSKAIPYFAALAQHSLIGDFITGGAQAQGAQLLWPITSTWYGLSISILSQTNIILEWSSFLVAVAIMLKTKDMQKLLKGTLSHLSLSVPTLTVLLPSFLHFPLSVPLELLIPHLAYLILFALSILTVFKSTQRKPFSTRTTSQNSNLCYQSN, encoded by the coding sequence ATGTTTGCTGTAGGCCACCTATCACTAGGCTACTTATTCGCCAAGGCGTCAGCGAAGCTTCTCAAACAAAAAATCAATCTACCACTAATATTTCTACTCTCGTTGATACCCGACGTAGACATACTAATCCCCGGCGTGGAACACCGAACCATAACCCACTCAATCATAACTACAACAGCAATATTCATCCCACTCTTCATCCGATACAGAAGCAAAGCAATACCCTATTTCGCCGCATTGGCGCAACACAGCTTAATCGGTGACTTCATAACAGGCGGTGCACAAGCACAAGGAGCCCAACTTCTCTGGCCCATAACGTCAACATGGTACGGCCTATCAATCTCCATACTTAGCCAAACCAACATCATCCTAGAATGGAGCAGCTTCCTAGTCGCAGTGGCAATAATGCTCAAAACAAAAGACATGCAAAAGCTACTCAAAGGCACGCTGTCACACCTGTCTCTTTCTGTGCCCACCTTAACAGTTTTACTCCCATCATTTCTCCACTTTCCCCTTTCAGTTCCTCTAGAGCTTTTAATTCCACATCTCGCATACCTTATTCTTTTCGCACTATCTATACTAACAGTTTTCAAATCGACTCAAAGAAAACCATTTTCGACACGTACAACCTCGCAAAATTCGAATCTTTGTTACCAGTCGAACTAA